One Mangifera indica cultivar Alphonso chromosome 4, CATAS_Mindica_2.1, whole genome shotgun sequence genomic region harbors:
- the LOC123213044 gene encoding uncharacterized protein LOC123213044 isoform X2 — MQSFGGSCLEIIHHPNGMVRELMIGQEETEETGYWFGRTVSATLQPQQLRIIPGIVNPPQLMGIVNFSSIKGCNQSSSSRCLMKYITMEKGKVAADHSHKWIYKEQNDQEINFLSAWHNSADSRPRTWEAQFQSGIKTIALIAVREGVVQLGAVHKVIEDLSYVALLRKKFSYIESIPGVLLPHPSSSVYPFKADDYGYGLTANNNVWHYQPTTTLAPPNEYFEQFNEPMKITPSMSSLEALLSKLPSVVPPSASGHCESQQPVVLSRFGTTTQTQRPAMESSEVQKVAKEEMEDGEDQYRGEHEVGESSSSMSGYHHQHYFDY, encoded by the exons ATGCAGTCTTTTGGAGGATCTTGCCTAGAAATTATCCACCACCCAA ATGGGATGGTCAGGGAGCTTATGATAGGTCAAGAGGAAACAGAAGAAACTG GATACTGGTTTGGGAGGACGGTTTCTGCAACTTTGCAGCCTCAACAGCTGAGAATAATTCCGGGGATTGTCAACCCTCCCCAGCTTATGGGAATTGTGAATTTCAGCAGTATCAAGGGCTGCAACCAGAGCTCTTCTTCAAGATGTCTCATGAAATATATAACTATGGAGAAGG GAAAAGTTGCTGCGGATCACAGTCATAAGTGGATATACAAAGAACAAAATGACCAAGAGATCAACTTCTTGTCAGCATGGCATAACTCAGCGGACTCA CGTCCTAGGACATGGGAAGCTCAGTTCCAGTCTGGTATAAAG ACCATAGCTTTGATTGCTGTTAGAGAGGGTGTAGTCCAATTAGGAGCTGTACACAAg GTGATAGAAGACCTGAGCTATGTTGCTCTTCTGAGAAAGAAGTTTAGCTACATAGAGAGCATTCCTGGAGTGCTCTTGCCACATCCATCATCTTCAGTATATCCATTCAAGGCAGACGACTATGGCTATGGATTAACAGCAAATAATAATGTGTGGCACTATCAACCTACTACAACTCTAGCACCACCAAACGAATACTTTGAGCAATTCAATGAACCCATGAAGATAACTCCGTCAATGAGCAGCCTAGAAGCCCTCCTCTCAAAGTTGCCATCGGTGGTGCCACCATCGGCTTCTGGGCACTGTGAGTCACAGCAGCCAGTGGTACTTTCACGGTTTGGAACAACAACGCAAACGCAAAGGCCGGCAATGGAGTCGAGTGAAGTGCAGAAAGTGGCAAAAGAAGAGATGGAGGATGGTGAGGATCAGTACAGGGGTGAACATGAAGTAGGTGAAAGTAGCAGTTCAATGTCGggttatcatcatcaacattaCTTTGATTATTAA
- the LOC123213044 gene encoding protein RICE SALT SENSITIVE 3-like isoform X1 has protein sequence MEEHLNTLAVTYLLQHTLRSLCIHENSQWVYAVFWRILPRNYPPPKWDGQGAYDRSRGNRRNWILVWEDGFCNFAASTAENNSGDCQPSPAYGNCEFQQYQGLQPELFFKMSHEIYNYGEGLVGKVAADHSHKWIYKEQNDQEINFLSAWHNSADSRPRTWEAQFQSGIKTIALIAVREGVVQLGAVHKVIEDLSYVALLRKKFSYIESIPGVLLPHPSSSVYPFKADDYGYGLTANNNVWHYQPTTTLAPPNEYFEQFNEPMKITPSMSSLEALLSKLPSVVPPSASGHCESQQPVVLSRFGTTTQTQRPAMESSEVQKVAKEEMEDGEDQYRGEHEVGESSSSMSGYHHQHYFDY, from the exons ATGGAAGAACATCTCAACACATTAGCTGTTACTTATCTTCTTCAACACACTCTCAGAAGTTTATGCATTCACGAAAACTCACAGTGGGTTTATGCAGTCTTTTGGAGGATCTTGCCTAGAAATTATCCACCACCCAA ATGGGATGGTCAGGGAGCTTATGATAGGTCAAGAGGAAACAGAAGAAACTG GATACTGGTTTGGGAGGACGGTTTCTGCAACTTTGCAGCCTCAACAGCTGAGAATAATTCCGGGGATTGTCAACCCTCCCCAGCTTATGGGAATTGTGAATTTCAGCAGTATCAAGGGCTGCAACCAGAGCTCTTCTTCAAGATGTCTCATGAAATATATAACTATGGAGAAGG TTTGGTAGGAAAAGTTGCTGCGGATCACAGTCATAAGTGGATATACAAAGAACAAAATGACCAAGAGATCAACTTCTTGTCAGCATGGCATAACTCAGCGGACTCA CGTCCTAGGACATGGGAAGCTCAGTTCCAGTCTGGTATAAAG ACCATAGCTTTGATTGCTGTTAGAGAGGGTGTAGTCCAATTAGGAGCTGTACACAAg GTGATAGAAGACCTGAGCTATGTTGCTCTTCTGAGAAAGAAGTTTAGCTACATAGAGAGCATTCCTGGAGTGCTCTTGCCACATCCATCATCTTCAGTATATCCATTCAAGGCAGACGACTATGGCTATGGATTAACAGCAAATAATAATGTGTGGCACTATCAACCTACTACAACTCTAGCACCACCAAACGAATACTTTGAGCAATTCAATGAACCCATGAAGATAACTCCGTCAATGAGCAGCCTAGAAGCCCTCCTCTCAAAGTTGCCATCGGTGGTGCCACCATCGGCTTCTGGGCACTGTGAGTCACAGCAGCCAGTGGTACTTTCACGGTTTGGAACAACAACGCAAACGCAAAGGCCGGCAATGGAGTCGAGTGAAGTGCAGAAAGTGGCAAAAGAAGAGATGGAGGATGGTGAGGATCAGTACAGGGGTGAACATGAAGTAGGTGAAAGTAGCAGTTCAATGTCGggttatcatcatcaacattaCTTTGATTATTAA